One genomic window of Actinoplanes lobatus includes the following:
- a CDS encoding rhomboid family intramembrane serine protease: MGYGWAAGARTDDAGRFGTEAFYASLGRAFVTMCAVVPALFLIEAIDVALGAGTLDVAGGIIPHHVAGLDGVLFSPFLHGDWEHLYGNAVPLILLGTFVLAGGVRRFLWSTALIMLVAGLGVWFIGDPDTVVVGASGVIFGYLGLLLTRGLVERSWWHLAVAAFIGLLYWYQFFNILPTDQRISWQGHGLGLLGGVIAAIVFRRR, translated from the coding sequence ATGGGTTACGGGTGGGCGGCCGGCGCACGCACGGACGATGCGGGGCGTTTCGGCACCGAGGCTTTCTACGCGTCGCTGGGCCGGGCGTTCGTGACGATGTGCGCCGTGGTCCCGGCGCTGTTCCTGATCGAGGCGATCGACGTCGCCCTCGGCGCCGGCACGCTCGACGTGGCCGGCGGCATCATCCCGCACCACGTGGCGGGGCTCGACGGGGTGCTGTTCAGCCCGTTCCTGCACGGCGACTGGGAGCATCTGTACGGCAACGCCGTCCCGCTCATCCTGCTCGGCACGTTCGTGCTGGCCGGGGGAGTGCGCCGGTTCCTCTGGTCGACCGCCCTGATCATGCTGGTCGCCGGGCTCGGCGTCTGGTTCATCGGCGACCCGGACACGGTGGTGGTCGGCGCCAGCGGTGTGATCTTCGGCTATCTCGGGTTGCTGCTGACCCGTGGCCTGGTCGAGCGCAGCTGGTGGCATCTGGCGGTGGCCGCGTTCATCGGCCTGCTGTACTGGTACCAGTTCTTCAACATCCTGCCCACCGACCAGCGGATCTCCTGGCAGGGCCACGGGCTCGGC